The following are encoded together in the Arenicella xantha genome:
- the rsmH gene encoding 16S rRNA (cytosine(1402)-N(4))-methyltransferase RsmH: MEIVEQHIPVLKREALDALNIRSDGVYVDATLGRAGHARAILERLGDNGRLIGFDRDPRAIELASAIFAEEPRVQIIHSDFARMAEKLHAVAQLESVDGVFMDLGVSSPQLDQAERGFSFMRDGALDMRMDTTQGESAAQWLASVDERDLMMVLFDLGEEKFARRIARAIVLERDESAIQTTLHLARIVEEATPKKDKHKHPATRTFQAIRLHVNQELSQVSEALPQAVSLLNEGGRLAVISFHSLEDRIVKRFIRDLSTPNLPPKNIPVTSDMYLTPLKPIGKAIKPTADEVRENPRARSSVLRIAERTAVPYLGGKHA; the protein is encoded by the coding sequence ATGGAAATTGTTGAGCAACACATTCCTGTCCTGAAGCGAGAGGCTCTCGACGCGTTGAATATTCGTTCGGATGGCGTCTACGTAGACGCTACCTTGGGTCGAGCAGGTCATGCGCGAGCGATTCTTGAGCGATTGGGCGACAATGGTCGTCTGATTGGTTTTGATCGTGATCCGCGTGCGATTGAGCTAGCTAGCGCCATTTTTGCCGAAGAGCCTCGTGTGCAAATCATTCACTCGGACTTTGCGCGCATGGCTGAGAAGCTGCATGCGGTGGCTCAGCTCGAATCAGTGGATGGTGTGTTCATGGACCTAGGAGTTTCGTCACCGCAACTGGACCAAGCTGAGCGCGGCTTTAGTTTTATGCGTGACGGTGCGCTGGATATGCGTATGGATACGACTCAAGGTGAGTCCGCGGCGCAATGGCTGGCAAGCGTTGACGAGCGCGATCTGATGATGGTGCTGTTTGACTTGGGCGAAGAGAAGTTCGCGCGTCGAATAGCGCGTGCCATTGTGTTGGAGCGTGACGAGTCAGCGATTCAGACTACCTTGCATCTGGCGCGTATCGTCGAAGAAGCCACACCTAAAAAAGACAAGCATAAGCATCCTGCGACGCGTACGTTTCAGGCTATTCGTTTGCATGTGAATCAAGAGTTGAGTCAGGTTTCAGAGGCATTGCCTCAGGCTGTTAGCCTGCTCAATGAGGGAGGGCGTTTAGCTGTCATCAGTTTTCATTCTCTGGAAGACAGAATTGTAAAACGCTTTATTCGGGACCTGTCTACGCCGAATTTGCCGCCGAAAAATATCCCGGTGACAAGCGATATGTATCTAACGCCGCTCAAGCCAATTGGCAAAGCGATTAAGCCGACTGCGGATGAGGTTCGCGAAAATCCGCGTGCTCGTAGCTCGGTTTTGCGAATCGCTGAACGTACTGCTGTACCTTATTTGGGAGGTAAGCATGCGTGA
- the pyrD gene encoding quinone-dependent dihydroorotate dehydrogenase, whose protein sequence is MIQTMFSFSSDLMYSFARPILFKLDPEYAHDLTLSKLAMASKSPFLTGQIQKWFGNRVNDLPIKCMGIDFRHPVGLAAGLDKNARALPAFSALGFSGVELGTVTPKPQPGNDKPRMFRLEDDEALINRMGFNSGGVELFVENIKKTQRTAVAGINIGKNAITPIADAHFDYVSAMQRVYAHADYITVNISSPNTKSLRDLQNESFLDHLLQQIKQAQVKCQKVHKRSVPIALKVAPDLTPDEIEIIAELLISHQFDALIATNTTVARPSSLKSQHASEGGGLSGAPVKEMSTDCIRQFYPLLKGRVQIIGVGGIKTVDDAWEKLLAGADYLQIYTQFIYQGPAMIKDIVHGLQAKVQSHGFSDLGEALAQLRKE, encoded by the coding sequence ATGATCCAGACCATGTTTAGTTTCTCGTCAGATCTTATGTATTCTTTCGCTCGCCCCATTTTATTTAAGCTTGACCCTGAGTATGCGCATGACTTAACGCTGTCCAAGCTTGCAATGGCATCAAAGTCGCCATTCTTAACCGGCCAAATTCAAAAGTGGTTTGGCAACCGAGTGAACGATTTACCGATTAAGTGTATGGGTATCGATTTCCGGCATCCAGTTGGCTTAGCGGCAGGTTTAGATAAGAATGCTCGAGCTTTGCCGGCATTCTCAGCTCTCGGTTTTAGTGGGGTCGAACTCGGGACGGTCACTCCGAAGCCTCAGCCGGGCAATGATAAACCAAGAATGTTTAGGCTTGAGGATGATGAGGCGCTGATTAACCGCATGGGTTTTAACAGTGGTGGCGTTGAGCTATTTGTTGAGAATATTAAGAAAACTCAGCGCACCGCGGTGGCGGGGATCAATATTGGTAAGAACGCCATTACGCCGATTGCGGATGCACATTTTGACTACGTGTCGGCGATGCAGCGTGTCTATGCGCATGCTGATTACATTACGGTGAACATCTCATCACCGAATACTAAGTCACTAAGAGATTTGCAGAACGAGTCGTTTCTGGATCACTTATTGCAGCAGATAAAGCAGGCGCAGGTAAAGTGCCAAAAAGTCCATAAGCGATCAGTGCCGATCGCGCTGAAAGTGGCGCCGGATTTGACCCCTGATGAAATTGAAATAATCGCGGAGTTGTTGATTTCGCATCAGTTTGATGCGTTGATTGCGACCAACACCACTGTGGCTCGGCCTAGTTCGCTTAAGAGTCAACACGCCAGTGAAGGTGGCGGTTTGAGTGGTGCGCCAGTTAAAGAAATGTCGACTGATTGTATTCGTCAATTTTACCCCTTGTTAAAGGGTCGAGTTCAGATTATTGGCGTTGGTGGTATTAAAACAGTCGATGATGCCTGGGAAAAACTGTTGGCGGGCGCTGACTATTTGCAAATATATACGCAATTTATCTATCAAGGCCCAGCGATGATTAAGGACATTGTTCACGGTCTGCAGGCTAAAGTGCAGTCGCATGGGTTTAGCGATCTCGGAGAGGCCCTCGCGCAGCTACGCAAGGAATAA
- a CDS encoding penicillin-binding protein activator: MHHQLHRCSYRLALVGSIFLLASCASSPVYPPAQVEARDIVLDEPFASPIQPGTAYPDFRTGGLQVEELEAARNTERARYFEQQADQQAPEDKVNAVLSAAEYYVQANDFDSAERTLGELLGLPTDITQGHRRRVVQAYIAFHRGDYYQTIDLLTPLINYVPEDFLSAPEPEVLEDDEPQPVVIPAKPPVSTQQVDALLLISFAYEKLGQLDASVQALIQRESALVGAARSETTRYIWQVINAIPAEERQLIIENTEYSLVRNRVEQSLGTQVGDASLEPQQFNRWRNEPLESSKKTINANWSQSSPTSVAVLLPLSSRFSKAANAVKDGIRYQHEQNYSPFRPEVRFYDIGDIPSQAPQYYAAAVQAGADFIIGPLGKDYADQVNSYANTNIPSLLLGGEAPLAGAVSRFAMGPELEGQHVAEKAWKDGHLSAALMVPTDSQSQRTVDAFSQRWLSLGGKISAVVNYSPKQFDHSIELKQLFDINQSEYRNSQLRKVLGYRPEFAAYQRQDIDFIFMIADNDTGRLVRPQINFFSGSRIPVYSTSAIFNGIQDSVNNIDLDNTLFPVMPWVLKSANVSPYAGQLNMLFAMGGDAYEIAGNYASLVNNDLALNGKTGQITINNYGEAIYQPAWARFENGEAVVDESYGIDIAPLDALNGSQLPNSNVKGTYNDSNWDPSQGQPRRGSSN; this comes from the coding sequence ATGCATCATCAATTACACCGCTGTTCATATCGACTCGCACTTGTCGGCAGCATTTTTCTGCTCGCTAGCTGCGCCTCGTCTCCTGTCTACCCACCTGCTCAGGTTGAAGCTCGCGACATCGTCTTAGATGAGCCATTTGCATCACCGATCCAACCTGGCACGGCATATCCCGATTTTAGAACCGGCGGCTTACAAGTCGAAGAACTAGAAGCGGCTCGCAACACCGAACGCGCACGCTACTTTGAACAACAAGCCGACCAACAAGCACCCGAAGACAAAGTGAACGCCGTACTCAGCGCCGCAGAGTATTACGTGCAAGCGAACGACTTTGACAGCGCAGAACGAACTTTGGGAGAGCTGCTAGGGCTACCAACAGATATCACTCAAGGCCACAGACGGCGCGTTGTTCAGGCGTATATCGCTTTTCACCGAGGCGACTATTACCAAACTATCGACCTGCTAACACCGTTAATAAACTACGTCCCAGAAGACTTTTTAAGCGCACCAGAACCGGAAGTACTTGAGGATGATGAGCCTCAACCAGTAGTCATACCCGCGAAACCACCGGTGAGCACCCAACAAGTTGACGCGCTTTTATTAATTTCATTTGCCTATGAAAAACTTGGCCAGCTAGACGCCTCAGTACAAGCATTGATACAACGTGAGAGCGCGCTGGTTGGTGCTGCACGGAGTGAAACAACGCGCTACATTTGGCAAGTAATCAATGCTATTCCCGCAGAAGAACGACAACTTATTATAGAGAATACAGAATACTCCCTAGTGCGCAATCGCGTTGAACAAAGCCTTGGCACCCAAGTGGGCGATGCCAGCTTGGAACCACAGCAGTTTAACCGCTGGCGCAACGAACCATTAGAAAGCAGCAAAAAAACCATTAACGCCAACTGGTCTCAGAGTTCGCCCACCAGCGTTGCCGTATTGTTGCCATTGAGCTCGCGTTTCAGCAAAGCCGCTAATGCCGTAAAAGACGGCATACGCTACCAACACGAGCAAAATTACTCGCCGTTTCGCCCAGAAGTAAGATTCTATGATATCGGCGACATCCCGAGCCAAGCGCCGCAGTATTACGCTGCCGCAGTGCAAGCAGGAGCGGATTTCATTATTGGCCCATTAGGTAAAGACTACGCCGACCAAGTAAACAGCTATGCCAATACCAATATCCCGTCATTATTACTAGGTGGCGAAGCTCCCCTTGCTGGCGCAGTGTCACGCTTTGCCATGGGCCCAGAACTAGAAGGTCAACATGTCGCAGAAAAAGCATGGAAGGACGGACACCTTAGCGCCGCGCTGATGGTGCCGACAGATTCTCAAAGTCAGCGCACCGTTGATGCCTTCAGCCAACGCTGGCTATCGCTTGGAGGAAAGATCAGCGCGGTGGTCAACTACTCACCCAAGCAGTTTGACCACAGCATCGAGCTCAAGCAATTATTTGATATCAATCAAAGCGAATACCGCAATTCACAGCTACGTAAAGTGCTCGGCTATCGACCCGAGTTCGCCGCATACCAGCGACAAGATATTGACTTCATCTTCATGATTGCCGACAACGACACTGGGCGCCTAGTGCGTCCACAAATAAACTTCTTTAGCGGGTCGCGCATTCCAGTGTATTCAACGTCTGCCATATTCAATGGCATTCAAGATAGCGTTAACAATATCGACTTAGACAACACCCTATTCCCGGTAATGCCTTGGGTATTAAAATCAGCGAATGTGTCGCCCTATGCCGGACAATTAAATATGCTGTTTGCGATGGGCGGTGATGCCTATGAGATTGCTGGTAACTACGCTTCTTTGGTCAATAACGACTTAGCGTTGAACGGCAAGACAGGGCAAATAACCATCAACAATTACGGCGAAGCGATTTATCAACCGGCTTGGGCACGGTTTGAAAACGGTGAAGCGGTGGTCGACGAGTCCTACGGCATTGACATTGCCCCCCTTGACGCGCTTAATGGCAGTCAGCTACCAAATTCAAATGTAAAAGGAACTTACAATGATTCAAATTGGGACCCGAGCCAAGGGCAACCGCGCCGAGGATCTAGCAACTAA
- a CDS encoding D-alanyl-D-alanine carboxypeptidase → MLIAFSSASIAGASFLQENLSVNDAVYVVDHAGKEIFNWQADKPLVPASLTKLATAYLALEKWGGEHHFTTDFYLAGDTLWVKGYGDPFLISEELELIAQRLSMLGLSTVRELKIDNTFFSITKVPGRSQVSDPYNAPMSAVAANFNTAMLRQHEGRLVSAEPQTPLTKTAQRVAQGIGVRATRVNLRNAINAQQNFAELLVAKCGWKDVRISVGQQVPTDVPRLFSYQNSRSLAEVLRGALEYSNNFIANQVFLKLAEQSQGNSVTFEAASAYARAVLEADFSWQGAVLQDGAGLTRDNRLSAYQLDDLLKALTPNKRLLKEYLIDRDDVNVFAKTGTLNAVHSFAGYIEFPAHSFRFVFNFNRTVPYQYRIRLLDKLVMDLKQQIAATSGDLQ, encoded by the coding sequence ATGCTTATCGCTTTCAGCTCGGCGAGCATTGCCGGAGCCTCTTTCTTGCAAGAGAATTTGTCCGTTAATGATGCGGTTTATGTTGTCGATCATGCCGGTAAGGAAATTTTTAATTGGCAAGCGGATAAGCCGCTCGTGCCTGCATCATTAACGAAGCTAGCTACGGCCTATTTGGCGCTGGAGAAATGGGGTGGTGAGCACCACTTCACGACGGACTTTTACCTCGCCGGCGACACTTTATGGGTCAAAGGTTATGGCGATCCGTTTTTGATCTCGGAAGAGCTAGAGCTGATTGCGCAGCGTTTGTCTATGCTCGGTTTGTCGACGGTACGAGAACTAAAGATCGATAATACTTTTTTTTCGATTACTAAAGTTCCAGGACGCAGTCAGGTAAGTGACCCGTATAATGCGCCGATGTCGGCGGTTGCGGCGAACTTCAATACCGCCATGTTGCGCCAGCATGAAGGGCGACTCGTGAGCGCTGAACCGCAAACCCCGCTAACCAAAACCGCGCAACGAGTGGCGCAGGGTATTGGTGTTCGAGCGACTCGAGTGAACCTTCGTAACGCGATCAATGCGCAACAGAATTTTGCTGAATTGTTAGTCGCTAAATGTGGTTGGAAAGATGTTCGGATCTCGGTAGGTCAGCAAGTTCCAACTGATGTGCCGCGTTTATTCAGCTACCAAAATTCGCGCTCCTTAGCCGAGGTGTTGCGCGGTGCTCTAGAATATTCCAATAACTTCATCGCTAATCAGGTGTTTTTGAAGCTTGCCGAGCAGTCGCAGGGCAACTCAGTAACGTTTGAGGCTGCCAGCGCGTATGCCCGAGCGGTATTGGAAGCGGATTTTTCTTGGCAAGGTGCTGTATTGCAAGACGGTGCCGGTTTGACTCGCGATAATAGGCTTTCTGCGTATCAGTTAGATGACCTGCTTAAGGCGTTGACTCCAAACAAACGATTGCTTAAGGAGTACTTGATTGATCGTGATGACGTAAATGTGTTTGCCAAAACCGGAACCTTGAATGCGGTGCATAGTTTTGCTGGCTACATCGAGTTTCCGGCTCATAGCTTTCGCTTTGTTTTCAATTTCAATCGCACGGTTCCCTATCAGTATCGCATTCGCTTGCTCGATAAATTAGTTATGGATCTGAAGCAGCAAATAGCCGCAACATCCGGAGACCTGCAATGA
- a CDS encoding peptidoglycan D,D-transpeptidase FtsI family protein, giving the protein MARGKPIVTATKRKTQKEVVVPVASWRYKMIGGIFGLIFIGLIVRAVHLQIIDNDYLQSQGDARYLRVQKEEPTRGMIVDRNHQPLAISTPVDSIWMHPATILRQQNEYSYEQLTGLLGMTRAELLAKAEKAKAKEFSYLKRQLSPHLANKILSLDVPGINSVREYKRYYPAGPVLGHVLGFTNIDNEGQEGLELAFNKSLKGLPGRTQVLRDRFGHVVEYVEQLSQVEHGQDITLSLDARIQYLAYRHLQAAVKKHQASSASLVALDAKTGEVLAMVSMPDFNPNDRSDLISAQFRNRSIADSFEPGSTVKPITIAMALEEGVITPDTIIDAEKGFFYIGRSRISDTKSLGEITVTDVIKRSSNIGAAKIAMMMSARDLYDTYRLVGFGSTNDLKMPGEQRGILAKRKKWRPIEHATLSYGYGLSVNTLQLARAYQALANDGVLLPISIHPVTDVPEGKRVFSKTVTDQVALMLEAAVSDEGTAPRAQVDQYRVGGKTGTAHKVLDGRYQDDAYMSIFAGFAPISDPEIVLVVSVDDPKGVDYYGGLVAAPVFSEVMAGALRFRNVAPDALESDAKPELKLMIARPRATEAG; this is encoded by the coding sequence ATGGCACGCGGTAAACCTATTGTGACAGCGACCAAGCGCAAGACCCAAAAAGAAGTGGTTGTGCCAGTTGCGTCGTGGCGCTATAAGATGATCGGCGGCATTTTCGGGCTGATTTTTATCGGACTCATTGTGCGAGCCGTGCACTTGCAAATTATTGATAACGATTACTTGCAGTCGCAAGGTGATGCTCGATATTTGCGTGTGCAAAAAGAGGAGCCTACGCGCGGCATGATTGTTGACCGAAATCATCAGCCGCTGGCGATTAGCACACCGGTTGACTCGATTTGGATGCATCCTGCTACTATTTTGCGGCAACAGAATGAATACTCCTATGAGCAATTGACGGGGTTGCTGGGAATGACTCGTGCGGAGTTGTTGGCCAAAGCCGAAAAGGCTAAGGCGAAGGAGTTTAGTTACTTAAAGCGTCAGTTGTCACCGCATCTAGCAAATAAAATTTTGTCGTTGGATGTGCCTGGAATCAATTCGGTACGTGAGTACAAGCGTTATTACCCTGCGGGTCCAGTGTTGGGGCATGTGCTGGGGTTTACCAATATCGATAACGAAGGTCAGGAAGGTTTGGAATTGGCCTTCAATAAGTCACTTAAGGGCTTGCCGGGTCGGACTCAGGTATTGCGTGACCGTTTTGGCCACGTGGTTGAATATGTTGAGCAGTTGAGCCAAGTGGAGCACGGTCAGGATATTACGTTGAGTCTAGATGCTCGAATTCAGTATCTTGCGTATCGGCACCTGCAGGCTGCAGTTAAAAAACATCAGGCTAGTTCGGCTTCATTGGTGGCGTTAGATGCCAAAACCGGAGAGGTTTTAGCCATGGTTAGCATGCCGGATTTTAATCCAAATGATCGCTCCGACCTAATCAGTGCTCAGTTTCGCAATCGCTCTATTGCCGATTCGTTTGAGCCTGGGTCTACGGTAAAACCGATTACCATTGCGATGGCTTTAGAGGAAGGTGTGATAACGCCAGACACTATCATAGATGCCGAGAAAGGCTTTTTCTATATTGGGCGAAGTCGTATTTCCGATACAAAATCACTCGGCGAAATTACTGTAACGGATGTGATAAAGCGCTCGAGTAATATCGGCGCAGCGAAGATTGCGATGATGATGTCAGCACGGGATCTTTATGACACTTATCGCTTGGTAGGCTTTGGTAGTACCAATGATCTGAAGATGCCTGGCGAGCAGCGCGGCATTCTTGCGAAACGTAAGAAGTGGCGGCCAATTGAGCACGCTACGCTTTCTTATGGTTACGGTTTGTCGGTTAATACCTTGCAGCTAGCGCGTGCTTATCAGGCATTGGCAAACGACGGAGTGCTTTTGCCGATTAGTATTCATCCGGTGACTGACGTGCCCGAAGGCAAGCGTGTGTTTAGTAAAACCGTAACAGATCAAGTGGCGCTGATGCTAGAAGCTGCGGTCAGCGATGAAGGGACTGCGCCTCGTGCACAGGTAGACCAGTATCGTGTCGGCGGCAAAACGGGTACCGCACATAAAGTATTAGATGGTCGGTATCAAGACGACGCGTATATGTCGATTTTTGCTGGATTCGCGCCGATCAGTGATCCTGAGATTGTGCTAGTCGTGTCGGTTGATGATCCCAAGGGCGTTGATTATTACGGCGGATTAGTGGCTGCGCCGGTCTTTTCCGAAGTTATGGCCGGAGCTTTGCGGTTTCGCAATGTGGCACCGGACGCTTTGGAGTCTGACGCTAAACCGGAACTTAAATTAATGATTGCACGCCCCAGAGCGACGGAGGCCGGCTAA
- the rsmI gene encoding 16S rRNA (cytidine(1402)-2'-O)-methyltransferase produces MSDPISKETESDSHQLSTADRGHLYIVATPIGNLADISQRALDTLKAVDIILAEDTRHSKRLLNHYGVNRPLRSCHEHNEQSMVDWVAEQLSQGQNLALISDAGTPLISDPGFVLVRALRDLGHSVLTIPGPSSIIAALSIAGLPTDGFIYDGFLPAKSSARKTALSAYLAQPRTVVLLESSHRIEACLRDVVEVLGAVRQVVLARELTKRFETVLTGSAEQVLATLEADSDQTRGEFVLMLAGQKLVSESDADISAMLRVMLTELPVKQAVGLVAKLTNKRKNEVYQLALDLKNEMPN; encoded by the coding sequence GTGAGTGACCCAATTAGCAAAGAGACCGAATCAGACAGTCATCAATTAAGTACGGCTGATCGTGGACATCTGTATATTGTGGCGACCCCTATTGGCAATCTTGCCGATATTAGTCAGCGTGCGCTGGATACATTAAAGGCGGTTGACATTATCTTGGCAGAAGATACGCGTCATAGTAAACGTTTGTTAAATCATTACGGGGTCAATCGCCCGCTGCGCTCATGTCATGAGCATAATGAGCAAAGCATGGTCGATTGGGTTGCCGAGCAATTGTCACAAGGTCAAAATCTGGCGTTAATCAGCGATGCCGGTACGCCACTAATAAGTGATCCTGGTTTCGTGTTAGTGAGGGCGTTGCGAGACTTGGGGCATTCGGTGTTGACTATCCCCGGACCGAGTTCGATTATTGCGGCGCTATCAATTGCCGGTTTACCGACCGACGGATTTATTTATGATGGCTTCTTGCCGGCCAAGTCGAGTGCACGAAAGACGGCGTTAAGTGCTTACCTTGCACAGCCTCGGACCGTTGTGTTGCTTGAGTCATCGCATCGCATCGAGGCTTGTCTTCGAGATGTTGTCGAGGTGCTAGGTGCGGTGCGCCAAGTCGTCTTGGCTCGCGAATTGACCAAGCGCTTTGAAACTGTCTTGACAGGGAGTGCAGAGCAAGTGTTGGCGACGCTTGAAGCGGATTCTGATCAAACTCGAGGCGAGTTCGTGTTAATGCTGGCAGGGCAGAAGCTTGTGTCAGAATCCGATGCCGATATTAGCGCTATGCTGCGTGTTATGTTGACTGAATTACCGGTTAAGCAGGCCGTTGGTTTAGTGGCCAAGTTAACCAATAAACGTAAAAATGAGGTCTACCAGCTGGCGCTGGATTTAAAAAATGAGATGCCTAACTAG
- the ftsL gene encoding cell division protein FtsL — MRDSVMWFLVTSVVISALAVVNVRHEHRIAYLAFQTEQDRRDALDDEWGQLLVEESLWAFPHRIEKDATKLLSMRAPKKEDIKFVGMDQRLTGEVSDGTR, encoded by the coding sequence ATGCGTGATAGCGTGATGTGGTTTTTAGTTACGAGCGTAGTTATCAGCGCGCTGGCGGTGGTGAATGTGCGCCATGAGCATCGTATTGCGTACCTGGCATTTCAAACCGAGCAAGATCGGCGCGATGCTTTGGATGATGAATGGGGGCAGCTATTAGTTGAGGAAAGTCTATGGGCGTTTCCGCATCGTATTGAAAAGGATGCAACCAAGCTTCTCTCGATGCGCGCACCTAAAAAAGAAGATATAAAATTTGTTGGAATGGATCAGCGGTTAACCGGTGAGGTCAGTGATGGCACGCGGTAA
- a CDS encoding ABCB family ABC transporter ATP-binding protein/permease — protein sequence MRGMRQSAATDQRVDWSSLKQLLPYLMEFKGRIGLALLCLIGAKLASVGLPFILKHIVDQLNADTSLIVVPMALLIAYGLVRFSNVLFGELRDTLFGRVTERAMRRVGHRVFQHLHSLDLAYHLNRRTGGVSRDIERGVSGISFLMRFMVFNIVPTFIEIGMIAVLLFWNYSFWFALIVVVSVSAYVGFSVVATEWRTATVRAMNKAESQSSTRAVDSLLNFETVKYFNNENFEADRYDVDLAAWEAARRKNRLTLFGLNGGQSLIIATAATAAMVLAASQVASQAMTIGDFVLINALMMQIFMPLNFLGFVYREMKGSMANIDAMFALLRVQPAIKDRERARPLVLGQGKISFHDVGFYYHADRQILQGVSFTVPAKQKVAIVGGSGSGKSTIMKLLFRFYDVTSGQIQIDGQNIADVTQQSLRRAISVVPQDTVLFNASIYDNIQYGNVNATAEEVNEAIRMAYLDDFIRQLPDGGDTQVGERGLKLSGGEKQRVAIARAILKKPKILVFDEATSSLDSQAEQRILAAMERVRGNYTSVVIAHRLSTIVDADLILVLDQGLIVEQGTHQELLQHGQHYAAAWRLQNSD from the coding sequence ATGAGAGGCATGCGACAGAGTGCGGCAACGGATCAGCGCGTCGACTGGTCAAGCCTGAAGCAGTTGCTGCCTTATTTGATGGAGTTTAAGGGGAGAATCGGCCTCGCCTTGCTGTGCCTAATTGGCGCTAAGCTTGCTAGTGTCGGCTTGCCGTTCATCCTCAAGCACATCGTCGACCAACTTAACGCTGATACTTCGTTGATTGTGGTGCCGATGGCGTTATTGATTGCCTATGGTTTGGTGCGATTCTCCAATGTGTTATTTGGGGAGTTGCGAGATACTTTATTTGGACGAGTCACCGAGCGCGCCATGCGCCGGGTGGGTCATCGCGTATTTCAACACTTGCACTCACTAGATTTAGCGTATCACTTGAACCGCCGCACAGGTGGGGTGTCACGTGATATTGAGCGTGGTGTCTCAGGTATCAGCTTCCTGATGCGTTTTATGGTATTCAATATCGTGCCTACGTTTATCGAAATTGGCATGATTGCGGTGTTGCTGTTTTGGAATTATTCGTTTTGGTTCGCGCTTATTGTGGTTGTGTCGGTATCGGCCTATGTCGGATTTTCGGTGGTTGCCACCGAATGGCGTACTGCCACGGTACGTGCGATGAATAAGGCCGAGAGTCAATCGAGTACCCGAGCCGTTGACAGTTTATTGAATTTCGAAACGGTTAAGTATTTTAATAACGAAAATTTTGAGGCAGACCGGTATGACGTCGATTTGGCGGCTTGGGAAGCTGCGCGGCGTAAAAATCGACTAACCTTGTTTGGCTTGAATGGTGGTCAATCGCTAATTATTGCTACGGCCGCAACAGCGGCCATGGTATTGGCTGCCAGTCAGGTTGCCTCGCAGGCCATGACCATCGGCGACTTTGTGTTGATTAATGCGTTGATGATGCAGATATTTATGCCGCTTAATTTTCTCGGTTTTGTTTATCGGGAAATGAAAGGCTCGATGGCTAATATTGATGCGATGTTTGCATTGCTAAGAGTGCAGCCGGCAATTAAAGATCGAGAGCGAGCGAGGCCATTGGTGTTGGGTCAGGGTAAAATCAGCTTTCATGACGTTGGCTTTTATTATCATGCTGATCGGCAGATTTTGCAGGGTGTGAGCTTTACCGTCCCGGCTAAGCAAAAGGTGGCTATCGTGGGTGGTAGCGGGTCAGGGAAATCGACCATCATGAAGCTATTGTTCCGATTTTACGATGTGACCAGCGGGCAAATTCAAATTGATGGTCAAAATATTGCTGATGTTACACAGCAGAGTTTGCGTCGTGCGATCAGTGTGGTGCCGCAAGATACGGTGCTATTTAACGCTAGCATTTATGACAACATTCAATATGGGAACGTTAATGCGACAGCGGAGGAAGTCAATGAAGCGATCAGAATGGCATATCTTGATGATTTCATTCGCCAGTTACCTGACGGTGGCGACACGCAGGTGGGCGAGCGTGGACTCAAGTTGTCTGGTGGTGAAAAGCAACGAGTCGCGATTGCTCGCGCCATTCTGAAGAAACCTAAAATTCTGGTGTTTGACGAGGCGACGTCGTCGTTAGATAGCCAAGCAGAGCAGCGTATTTTGGCGGCGATGGAGCGAGTTCGAGGTAATTATACTAGCGTAGTTATTGCGCACCGCTTGTCCACTATTGTCGATGCTGATTTAATCTTGGTGCTTGATCAAGGCTTAATTGTTGAGCAGGGAACGCATCAAGAGTTGTTACAGCACGGCCAGCATTATGCTGCTGCGTGGCGGTTGCAGAATAGCGATTAA
- the mraZ gene encoding division/cell wall cluster transcriptional repressor MraZ — MARGSNHLNLDAKGRMSIPTRHRDALKGESEGALVVTISPSDRCLLLYRLEDWEQVEKKLTALPTLNAQTRQLKRMLIGHADDCVMDGSGRILVPTPLREFAGIDRKAVLVGQGDKYEIWSEAQWVAQRDSMLSVELDESALPSELESLSF, encoded by the coding sequence GTGGCCAGAGGCAGTAACCATTTAAATCTAGACGCGAAGGGGCGGATGTCAATTCCGACCCGGCATCGTGACGCCTTAAAAGGGGAGTCCGAGGGTGCGCTGGTGGTGACTATTAGCCCAAGTGATCGTTGTTTATTGCTGTATCGACTAGAGGATTGGGAGCAGGTAGAGAAGAAGCTAACCGCGTTGCCGACGTTGAACGCACAGACTCGACAGTTGAAACGGATGCTGATTGGGCACGCGGATGATTGTGTTATGGATGGTAGTGGGCGAATTCTGGTGCCGACTCCGTTGCGTGAATTTGCTGGTATTGATCGAAAAGCGGTCTTGGTAGGGCAAGGCGACAAGTATGAAATATGGAGCGAAGCGCAATGGGTTGCGCAGCGCGATTCCATGTTGTCAGTAGAGCTCGATGAGTCGGCGTTGCCGAGCGAGCTCGAATCTCTCTCTTTTTAG